In Chryseobacterium camelliae, one DNA window encodes the following:
- a CDS encoding enoyl-CoA hydratase/isomerase family protein, with protein MNEFVVSELKNHIAEITFGTPKSNSLPGAILEQLAQTILEEGAKEEVNAILIKSEGEKAFCAGASFDELLEIEELEKSKQFFGGFAKVLNAMRNCGKIVVVRVQGKTTGGGVGIACGADYCFATKDSALALTEINLGIGPFVIGPYVERKIGKSQFSAMAIDADFRSAEWAEQHNIYHSVSENIAEMDAKLEKFLQTLSSRSQDALALIKKVSWEGTDHFNELMPARIHMSASLILEDSAKKNIGAIKERLRAK; from the coding sequence ATGAATGAATTTGTAGTATCAGAGCTGAAAAACCACATCGCGGAAATTACTTTCGGAACGCCTAAAAGTAATTCGCTTCCCGGAGCCATACTGGAACAGCTGGCGCAAACCATCTTAGAAGAAGGAGCCAAAGAAGAAGTTAATGCCATCCTGATTAAAAGTGAAGGTGAAAAAGCTTTCTGTGCAGGTGCCAGTTTTGATGAGCTGCTGGAGATCGAGGAACTAGAAAAGTCAAAACAATTTTTCGGAGGTTTTGCCAAAGTGCTCAATGCAATGAGAAACTGCGGAAAAATAGTTGTAGTAAGAGTTCAGGGGAAAACAACCGGTGGGGGAGTAGGCATTGCATGTGGTGCCGATTACTGTTTTGCTACTAAAGATTCAGCCTTAGCATTAACGGAAATCAATCTGGGAATAGGACCTTTTGTCATCGGACCTTATGTGGAACGGAAGATTGGTAAATCACAGTTTTCTGCTATGGCAATTGATGCTGATTTCAGGTCTGCAGAATGGGCTGAACAGCATAATATCTATCATTCCGTATCAGAAAATATTGCCGAGATGGACGCGAAGCTGGAGAAATTCCTTCAGACCCTGTCTTCCAGAAGCCAGGATGCTTTGGCACTTATTAAAAAAGTTTCCTGGGAAGGAACAGACCATTTCAATGAACTGATGCCGGCAAGAATCCACATGAGCGCAAGCCTGATTCTTGAAGATTCTGCCAAGAAAAATATCGGAGCGATTAAGGAAAGATTGAGAGCGAAGTAA
- a CDS encoding winged helix-turn-helix domain-containing protein — translation MININQLNKEFESRVRLGIMSVLMVNDWVDFSEMKGLLEITDGNLASHSSALEKSEYIEVKKEFVGKKPRTSYRVTQKGREAFTEHLNALEKLLGTK, via the coding sequence ATGATTAATATCAACCAACTCAATAAGGAATTTGAAAGTCGCGTAAGGCTGGGCATTATGTCTGTGCTTATGGTGAACGACTGGGTTGATTTTTCCGAAATGAAAGGCCTGCTGGAAATTACAGACGGCAATCTGGCCAGCCACAGCAGTGCACTTGAAAAATCGGAATACATTGAAGTGAAGAAAGAATTTGTAGGCAAAAAGCCGAGAACCTCCTATCGGGTAACGCAGAAAGGAAGGGAAGCTTTTACAGAGCATCTGAATGCGCTTGAAAAACTGTTGGGAACCAAATAA
- a CDS encoding metallophosphoesterase, which produces MTRKTFLKKASALTLAGMLPALYSWQVEPFWVEFVEHKLPVNNLPDHLHGKILMQISDLHVGKRFDWHFLIDAFGKARNYNPDFVVYTGDYVNLGTPEEISALEQVMKHAVSGKIATLGILGNHDYGKDWSDLSITENICTVLENKGITVLKNSQHDCGGLHFIGFEDLWSPNFNPMQVMKHYDPSKAGIVLCHNPDVCDLDVWNGYQGWILSGHTHGGQCRIPGVITPVLPVKNKKYVSGVIDLHDGRMLYINRALGHSFQVRFMVRPEITVFTLTQT; this is translated from the coding sequence ATGACAAGGAAAACATTTCTCAAAAAAGCTTCGGCGCTTACGCTGGCGGGTATGCTGCCGGCTCTTTATTCATGGCAGGTAGAACCTTTCTGGGTGGAATTTGTAGAGCATAAGCTTCCTGTGAACAACCTGCCAGATCACTTGCACGGAAAGATACTGATGCAGATTTCCGATCTGCATGTAGGAAAGCGCTTCGACTGGCATTTTCTTATTGATGCCTTCGGAAAAGCCAGGAACTACAATCCGGACTTTGTGGTTTATACCGGTGATTATGTGAACCTCGGTACGCCGGAAGAAATTTCAGCATTGGAGCAGGTAATGAAGCATGCAGTTTCAGGAAAGATTGCCACCTTAGGAATATTGGGCAATCATGATTACGGGAAAGACTGGAGCGATCTGAGTATAACCGAAAACATTTGTACCGTATTGGAAAATAAAGGCATCACTGTCCTGAAAAACAGCCAACATGACTGTGGTGGGCTCCATTTTATCGGCTTTGAAGACCTTTGGTCTCCCAATTTTAACCCAATGCAGGTAATGAAGCATTATGATCCGTCGAAAGCCGGTATTGTATTGTGCCACAATCCGGATGTATGTGACCTGGACGTATGGAACGGATATCAGGGATGGATACTAAGTGGGCATACCCATGGCGGGCAATGCAGGATTCCCGGTGTAATCACTCCGGTTCTTCCTGTAAAGAATAAAAAGTATGTATCCGGTGTCATTGATCTTCATGACGGAAGGATGCTATATATCAACCGGGCTCTCGGGCATTCTTTTCAGGTCCGCTTCATGGTTCGTCCGGAAATTACGGTTTTTACTTTAACCCAAACGTAA
- a CDS encoding Coq4 family protein produces the protein MKKIRVRFLLLIYNKIQKLYRTYFKRKKRQWQFNEKQLLEFHKDSLGRKLGEFYEKHGFSMIPKMEDHDVHHLITGCSTRFEDEIAMQYLLLGNGKLNAHLLAAIVLGTFILPEYIRLYRKAYQKGRRMRKFYDWDFETLLWQNFEHLRDFIFQKDTAVLH, from the coding sequence ATGAAAAAAATACGTGTCAGGTTCCTGTTGCTGATCTATAATAAGATCCAGAAATTATACAGAACTTATTTTAAAAGGAAAAAAAGGCAATGGCAATTCAATGAAAAGCAACTCCTGGAGTTTCACAAAGACTCTTTAGGAAGAAAGCTGGGAGAATTCTACGAAAAGCATGGCTTCAGCATGATCCCCAAAATGGAGGACCATGATGTGCACCATCTCATTACCGGCTGCAGCACCCGTTTTGAAGATGAAATTGCGATGCAGTATCTGCTCCTCGGAAACGGGAAGCTCAATGCACACCTTTTGGCCGCTATTGTTCTGGGAACTTTTATCCTGCCCGAATACATCCGTCTGTACCGTAAAGCTTATCAGAAGGGACGGCGGATGAGAAAATTCTACGACTGGGATTTTGAGACCTTATTGTGGCAGAATTTTGAACACCTGAGAGACTTCATATTCCAAAAAGATACAGCGGTTTTACACTGA
- a CDS encoding DUF4153 domain-containing protein — translation MKTHHYIFLTTALFVVLFYNENVGLNLGILCIIYSVLTLLRTPAKNKTKTFFVLIATSVISGIAFAWYGDLASFLAVVSSLLLLSYRSKNRRMKILLLIPVFVINTFTSVCRFFSFDEWLPEKTIPGFWQKMFAFVLIPLVLVSIFFGIYAAGSHHFAELYSGYEWDLDIWQFLCMAILGFFIAFNYWNYAVEKLIYKQNMRLNNDFKSEEKTLKNTYSFFDLEAERMSGVISFLLLNILLIFFIVTYNYEQFYEGSKAAVKLSEETHERVNAVILSIVMAVLVMMFYFKSAFNFDPKAGILKILAKIWIALNATLILSAMAKNAEYIMEYGYTYKRLGVSAFLILSMIGLVLMFIKIQRKKKNIFLFNTMAWFAYATILVCSFINWGGFITLQNVQRKNFNPDFHRVSVHFNEKILLEYADRNNKKTLKNEILEQVKKHKDESLLSRALYYDSIR, via the coding sequence ATGAAAACACATCACTATATATTTCTTACCACTGCCTTATTCGTTGTTCTTTTTTACAACGAAAATGTAGGGCTTAATTTAGGGATCCTCTGTATCATTTATTCAGTGCTGACCCTACTCAGGACACCTGCAAAAAACAAGACGAAAACATTCTTTGTTCTCATAGCAACCTCTGTAATATCGGGTATTGCTTTTGCCTGGTATGGTGACCTGGCTTCATTTCTGGCAGTGGTAAGTTCCCTTTTGCTATTATCGTACAGATCAAAAAACAGGCGGATGAAAATTCTGTTGCTTATTCCGGTCTTTGTGATCAATACTTTTACCTCGGTATGCCGCTTTTTCAGTTTTGATGAATGGCTTCCCGAAAAGACTATTCCCGGATTCTGGCAAAAGATGTTTGCATTTGTATTGATTCCTTTGGTGCTGGTCAGTATTTTCTTTGGGATCTACGCGGCAGGCAGCCATCACTTTGCTGAACTTTACAGCGGGTATGAGTGGGACCTGGATATATGGCAGTTCCTATGCATGGCCATACTGGGATTTTTTATTGCATTCAATTACTGGAATTATGCCGTCGAAAAATTGATATATAAGCAGAATATGCGGCTGAACAATGATTTTAAAAGTGAAGAGAAAACTCTGAAGAATACCTACTCGTTTTTTGACCTTGAAGCAGAACGGATGAGCGGAGTCATTTCCTTCCTGTTGCTGAATATCCTTCTCATCTTTTTTATTGTTACTTATAATTATGAACAGTTCTATGAAGGGAGTAAAGCGGCGGTAAAGCTTTCTGAAGAAACCCATGAAAGGGTGAATGCCGTTATCCTTTCCATTGTCATGGCTGTTCTGGTAATGATGTTTTATTTTAAATCTGCTTTTAATTTCGATCCGAAGGCAGGAATATTGAAAATTCTGGCTAAAATATGGATCGCGCTCAATGCTACACTGATTCTCTCTGCTATGGCTAAAAATGCTGAGTATATAATGGAATACGGGTATACATATAAAAGGCTGGGCGTGAGTGCTTTTCTTATCCTTTCCATGATAGGGCTGGTCCTGATGTTTATTAAAATTCAGCGAAAAAAGAAAAATATTTTCCTGTTCAATACTATGGCATGGTTTGCATACGCAACGATTCTGGTCTGCAGCTTTATCAACTGGGGTGGCTTCATCACTCTGCAGAATGTCCAGCGTAAAAATTTCAATCCGGATTTTCACAGAGTGTCTGTTCATTTCAATGAAAAAATACTTTTAGAATATGCTGATAGAAACAATAAAAAGACATTGAAAAATGAAATTCTTGAACAGGTTAAAAAGCATAAAGATGAAAGCCTGCTTTCCCGGGCATTATACTACGATTCCATCCGGTAA
- the dtd gene encoding D-aminoacyl-tRNA deacylase, whose amino-acid sequence MKVVIQRVSEASVKVDGNIVGSIGQGLMLLIGIDENDTSADADWLVQKILNLRIFSDDEGKMNLSVTDISGELLCISQFTLMADYKKGNRPSFIRAARQEQAVPLFDYFKQQIAKSGLKTESGIFAADMKVSLVNDGPVTIVMDSSTKN is encoded by the coding sequence ATGAAAGTCGTTATACAAAGAGTCTCTGAAGCCAGTGTAAAAGTAGACGGCAACATTGTAGGGTCCATTGGCCAGGGGCTGATGCTTTTGATAGGTATAGATGAGAACGATACATCAGCTGATGCCGACTGGCTGGTTCAAAAAATACTGAACCTAAGGATTTTTAGCGACGATGAAGGAAAAATGAACTTATCCGTAACGGATATATCGGGGGAGCTGCTGTGCATCAGCCAATTCACCCTGATGGCAGATTACAAGAAGGGAAACCGGCCTTCATTCATCAGGGCAGCAAGGCAGGAACAGGCTGTTCCGCTGTTCGACTATTTTAAGCAGCAAATTGCGAAATCCGGGCTTAAAACAGAAAGCGGAATCTTCGCAGCAGATATGAAGGTATCGCTGGTTAATGATGGTCCTGTTACTATCGTTATGGACTCTTCTACCAAAAACTGA
- the greA gene encoding transcription elongation factor GreA: MASYVTKEGLEKMKAELEQLETVERPKITQQIAEARDKGDLSENAEYDAAKEAQGMLEMRISKLKDAIASSKIIDESQLDTSKVSILTTVKLKNNATQQQQVFTLVPDNESDLKSGKISVNTPIAKGLLGKAVGETAEIVLPNGNKLSFEVLDITL; the protein is encoded by the coding sequence ATGGCAAGCTATGTAACAAAGGAGGGGCTAGAGAAAATGAAGGCTGAGCTGGAACAACTGGAAACTGTGGAAAGACCGAAGATTACCCAGCAGATTGCAGAAGCGAGAGATAAAGGAGACCTGTCTGAAAATGCAGAGTACGATGCAGCCAAAGAAGCACAGGGAATGCTCGAAATGAGGATTTCCAAACTTAAGGATGCTATTGCGAGTTCCAAGATCATTGACGAAAGCCAGCTCGATACCTCAAAGGTCTCTATCCTTACTACAGTAAAGCTGAAAAACAACGCTACGCAGCAGCAGCAGGTATTTACTTTGGTGCCGGATAATGAAAGCGACCTGAAAAGCGGTAAAATTTCAGTTAATACACCTATAGCCAAAGGCTTACTGGGAAAAGCCGTAGGAGAAACTGCAGAAATCGTGTTGCCGAACGGGAACAAGCTGTCTTTTGAAGTGCTGGATATTACACTGTAA
- a CDS encoding HIT family protein, whose amino-acid sequence MSTIFTKIINREIPSCIIAEDENFIAFLDAMPLVKGHTLVVPKKETDLIFDLESEEYKNLWGFTQEIAKKIKNAVPCVRVGVAVVGLEVPHAHIHLIPLNTVEDMNFKNTRLKLTDEEYKEIQKSIINS is encoded by the coding sequence ATGAGTACCATATTTACTAAGATTATTAACAGGGAAATTCCTTCCTGCATCATTGCGGAAGATGAGAATTTTATTGCATTCCTGGATGCAATGCCTTTGGTAAAAGGACATACCCTTGTGGTGCCTAAAAAAGAAACAGACCTGATCTTTGATCTGGAAAGTGAGGAGTATAAAAACCTTTGGGGTTTTACCCAGGAAATTGCAAAAAAAATCAAAAATGCAGTTCCGTGTGTAAGAGTAGGAGTGGCTGTGGTAGGACTGGAAGTTCCCCATGCCCACATCCACCTTATTCCGCTGAATACAGTGGAAGACATGAATTTCAAAAATACTAGGCTGAAGCTTACCGATGAGGAGTATAAAGAAATTCAGAAATCAATTATTAATTCTTAA
- the clpX gene encoding ATP-dependent Clp protease ATP-binding subunit ClpX, translated as MNSNQCSFCGRKRNEVQMLISGQNGYICENCIEQAHAIVKDSVAGPGFSPAENISELKKPKEIKEFLDEYVIGQDQAKKQLSIAVYNHYKRLLHAKDENRSVELEKSNIIMIGETGTGKTLLAKTIARELNVPFCIVDATILTEAGYVGEDVESILSRLLMVADYDVEKAERGIVFIDEIDKIARKSDNPSITRDVSGEGVQQGLLKLLEGSIVNVPPQGGRKHPDQKYIQVNTQNILFIAGGAFDGIKEIIERRLNKQAIGFSSEKINKTDEDEYILTNINAIDLRSFGLIPELLGRFPIITYLDKLTKETMVRIMKEPKNSIVNQFVELFKMDDTKLVFTDDAIEKIVDETMEKGLGARGLRGTTEKVLEDYMFSIGEEKDITLTKDNIFVNK; from the coding sequence ATGAATTCAAACCAGTGTTCTTTTTGCGGCAGAAAGAGAAATGAAGTACAGATGCTGATCTCCGGTCAGAACGGTTATATTTGTGAAAACTGTATAGAGCAGGCTCATGCTATTGTAAAAGACAGTGTTGCAGGTCCGGGATTTTCTCCTGCAGAAAATATCAGTGAACTTAAAAAGCCTAAGGAAATCAAAGAATTTCTGGACGAGTATGTCATCGGACAGGATCAGGCGAAAAAACAGCTTTCCATAGCTGTATACAATCATTATAAAAGACTTCTTCACGCTAAGGACGAAAACAGGTCCGTAGAGCTTGAGAAGTCCAATATCATTATGATCGGGGAAACCGGTACGGGAAAAACGCTGCTGGCTAAGACCATTGCACGTGAGCTTAACGTGCCGTTTTGTATTGTTGATGCTACCATCCTTACGGAAGCAGGGTATGTAGGGGAAGATGTGGAAAGCATCCTTTCCAGGCTTCTTATGGTTGCCGATTACGATGTTGAAAAGGCGGAAAGAGGAATTGTATTTATAGATGAGATTGATAAAATAGCCAGGAAATCGGATAATCCAAGCATTACCAGGGATGTTTCCGGTGAAGGTGTGCAACAGGGTCTGCTTAAGCTGCTGGAAGGAAGCATTGTAAATGTACCGCCACAGGGTGGGCGTAAGCATCCGGATCAGAAATACATCCAGGTCAATACCCAGAATATCCTGTTTATTGCAGGAGGAGCTTTTGACGGGATTAAAGAAATCATAGAAAGAAGGCTCAACAAACAGGCGATAGGATTCAGCTCAGAGAAAATCAATAAAACGGATGAGGATGAATACATCCTAACCAACATCAATGCTATCGATCTTCGTTCTTTCGGTTTAATTCCTGAACTTTTAGGCCGTTTCCCTATTATTACCTATCTGGATAAGCTTACTAAGGAAACAATGGTAAGAATTATGAAGGAACCTAAGAATTCAATCGTTAACCAGTTTGTGGAACTATTCAAAATGGATGATACAAAACTGGTATTTACCGATGATGCCATCGAGAAAATCGTTGACGAGACCATGGAGAAGGGACTTGGTGCCAGAGGACTTAGAGGAACTACGGAAAAAGTGCTTGAGGATTATATGTTTTCTATTGGGGAAGAGAAGGATATTACATTAACTAAAGATAATATTTTTGTTAATAAATAA
- a CDS encoding T9SS type A sorting domain-containing protein — translation MRKSLFAIGLLAAGYSVQAQNILCHVDTNANMYVSKGTLVYSGGGMQMKGNGRIENHGNIMVSGSSSDSFKTIDASNADKTESNGGNNFVNVINEPTSYATYNTNSSTATPSYTYGQLFITGIPQSNITGIVDQQYRAVNHGAYQQVGLPFYAKTLSTLNTELGKTFSGVRGSGNDVLQWNNDNVVFNHFTNLTYRLGIDSPLYAYYILGGTNLDVSNTTRTLKGRPYSDTSGTSVTLSGAGANVSFGTGGSNVNQYNEKYWSYVQDGFHIAAGGTAWQGNYGKNIYQFSNPFLTNLDLRWIATNESATNGDGINLSNIQAVRFEVSGVQYSNTNNGGGGASSYKFVSFASNLPAGSPSTGGSATVPTGDLDYLVVRPMSTFVIKMKDNTVANQVLNFNNLRRFNYFSRATGTDYGVSASKSSTSGATVKQLGVIGLDANGNEVARTYYVVYPNATTGHSSNALTQISSTSGSILGTFEEAPTGGYDYNYTNQYWLYINEANENNFQGKNIKLVNYDLSKIKSYKFEIRENAELVANGTHQLSTGIGFYYKTPSGTAQAAVQGGVVPVSDAEFDLFYGAPNNAALAVDNTSVKPSRTMVVYNPDITNYIVRFDPNWKKADIEVYDMSGKLVISKKAVSTSKDFVIELDNALKNSYVVKIVSDKGETVNTKILK, via the coding sequence ATGAGAAAAAGTTTATTTGCTATTGGCCTTTTAGCAGCCGGTTATTCTGTTCAGGCGCAGAATATATTGTGTCATGTAGACACAAACGCTAATATGTATGTGAGTAAAGGAACGCTGGTCTACAGCGGTGGGGGCATGCAGATGAAAGGAAACGGTAGAATTGAAAACCATGGAAATATAATGGTGTCAGGTTCTTCTTCGGATTCTTTCAAGACAATCGATGCTTCAAATGCGGACAAAACTGAAAGTAACGGTGGAAACAACTTTGTGAACGTTATCAACGAACCCACTTCCTATGCTACTTACAATACGAATTCTTCAACGGCAACGCCTTCTTATACCTATGGTCAGCTTTTCATTACCGGGATTCCACAGTCCAATATAACAGGGATTGTAGATCAGCAGTACAGAGCAGTTAATCATGGTGCTTATCAACAGGTAGGTCTGCCATTCTATGCAAAAACATTGTCAACATTAAATACAGAACTCGGTAAAACTTTTTCGGGGGTAAGGGGTTCTGGAAATGACGTTCTTCAGTGGAACAATGATAATGTGGTTTTCAATCACTTTACCAATCTTACTTACAGACTTGGTATTGATTCACCTTTGTATGCATATTATATCCTTGGAGGAACAAATCTGGATGTGAGCAATACAACCAGAACATTAAAGGGACGTCCTTACTCTGATACAAGCGGTACTTCTGTCACTTTAAGCGGTGCAGGCGCCAATGTAAGCTTCGGAACAGGAGGGAGTAACGTTAACCAGTACAATGAAAAATACTGGTCATATGTTCAGGATGGCTTCCATATCGCAGCCGGAGGAACTGCATGGCAAGGGAATTATGGTAAAAATATCTACCAGTTTTCAAACCCATTCCTTACTAACCTCGATCTGAGATGGATTGCGACTAATGAAAGTGCTACAAACGGGGATGGTATCAACCTGAGCAACATTCAGGCCGTTAGGTTTGAAGTAAGTGGTGTTCAGTACTCTAATACCAATAACGGCGGTGGTGGAGCTTCATCTTATAAATTTGTCTCTTTTGCCAGCAATTTGCCTGCTGGATCGCCTTCTACAGGAGGATCCGCAACGGTACCAACAGGAGACCTGGATTATCTGGTTGTACGTCCTATGAGTACTTTTGTTATCAAAATGAAAGACAATACAGTAGCTAATCAGGTATTGAATTTTAACAACTTAAGAAGATTTAATTATTTCAGCAGAGCTACAGGTACGGATTATGGTGTTTCTGCCAGCAAATCAAGTACGTCGGGAGCAACGGTGAAGCAATTAGGAGTTATCGGTCTTGATGCTAACGGTAATGAGGTGGCCAGAACCTATTATGTGGTTTATCCTAACGCAACTACAGGTCATTCAAGCAATGCCTTAACACAAATTTCCTCTACTTCCGGAAGTATTCTGGGAACTTTTGAGGAAGCACCTACCGGAGGTTATGATTATAACTATACCAACCAGTATTGGCTATACATCAATGAAGCTAATGAGAATAACTTCCAGGGGAAAAATATCAAATTGGTTAACTACGATCTTTCAAAAATCAAATCATATAAATTTGAGATCAGAGAAAATGCAGAACTGGTTGCCAATGGCACCCACCAATTATCCACAGGAATAGGCTTCTATTATAAAACTCCGAGCGGAACCGCTCAAGCTGCCGTTCAGGGTGGTGTAGTGCCTGTTTCCGATGCAGAATTTGATCTTTTCTACGGAGCACCTAATAATGCTGCTCTTGCAGTGGACAATACATCAGTAAAACCTTCCAGGACAATGGTGGTTTACAATCCTGATATTACCAATTACATCGTAAGATTTGATCCAAACTGGAAAAAAGCAGATATTGAAGTTTATGATATGAGTGGCAAGCTTGTTATCTCTAAAAAAGCAGTAAGTACTTCTAAGGATTTTGTTATCGAACTGGATAATGCACTGAAAAATTCTTATGTAGTTAAGATTGTATCGGACAAAGGAGAAACTGTTAACACCAAAATCTTAAAATAA
- a CDS encoding signal peptidase, translated as MKTLINKLISAVFLLAALWANAQGGGTPPNPGNGVGGVTPGAQAAPIDMYVLALGFLALMFIVFFAKKYKSQKI; from the coding sequence ATGAAGACTTTAATAAATAAATTGATATCGGCTGTTTTTCTTCTAGCTGCATTGTGGGCCAATGCTCAGGGGGGCGGTACGCCACCTAACCCTGGCAACGGTGTTGGAGGGGTTACACCTGGAGCCCAGGCTGCACCAATTGACATGTACGTGTTAGCATTAGGATTTCTAGCTTTGATGTTCATTGTATTTTTTGCCAAAAAATACAAGAGCCAAAAAATATAA
- a CDS encoding TlpA family protein disulfide reductase has protein sequence MGAVFPDYKFQSPVNTTAKSLYGVKADKKIIVFWSSTCSHCENELPKLLEKYNELKAKNIQVVGFSLDVDRDSYTNKIKAFPWINDSELKGWNSSFADTYNIHATPTYFILDANNKIISKPEHVGDVLDYFKLK, from the coding sequence ATGGGAGCTGTTTTCCCTGACTATAAATTTCAATCACCGGTTAATACAACTGCCAAATCATTATACGGCGTAAAAGCCGATAAGAAAATTATCGTTTTCTGGTCTTCTACCTGCTCACACTGCGAAAATGAGCTTCCTAAACTGCTTGAAAAATACAATGAGCTTAAGGCCAAAAATATTCAGGTAGTAGGATTTTCACTGGATGTAGACAGAGATTCTTATACTAATAAAATCAAGGCATTCCCATGGATCAATGATTCTGAACTTAAAGGATGGAACAGCAGTTTTGCTGACACCTACAATATTCATGCAACACCTACGTATTTTATTTTGGATGCTAACAATAAGATAATCAGTAAACCAGAGCATGTAGGCGATGTTTTGGACTATTTTAAGCTAAAATAA
- a CDS encoding HlyD family secretion protein: METSHFKLGELQGDYNSFAKAFQDEALFTRLQPYAPENLAANQSISEYRARIATLQQQKKLEQAKYELTRKSYQRSQDLFNQGVISAVELENEKIKFIQEQQNLENINISLSQMEEGISNLNKTKSGTAISTEKDKITYSSQTLQLFEQLRKTLKQWEQNYLIVSSTDGVASFQQFFGENQFVKTGDVILTILPKNKEQLVGRMSVPSVNSGKVTTGEKVLIKLDNYRFQEYGIIEGRVQNISMSPDDKGNYYVDVTLPKGLRTSYNKTLPFDKELRGNAEIVTQDLRLIERFFYQMRKLLGYQS, from the coding sequence ATGGAAACCTCACATTTTAAATTAGGAGAACTTCAGGGTGACTACAACAGCTTTGCCAAAGCATTTCAGGATGAGGCATTATTTACGCGCCTGCAGCCTTATGCTCCTGAAAATCTCGCTGCCAATCAAAGTATTTCGGAATACCGCGCCAGGATTGCTACCCTTCAGCAGCAGAAAAAATTGGAACAGGCTAAATATGAACTGACCAGAAAAAGCTACCAGCGTTCACAGGACCTGTTCAACCAGGGTGTTATTTCAGCAGTGGAACTTGAAAATGAAAAGATAAAATTCATTCAGGAACAGCAAAACCTGGAAAACATCAATATCTCATTATCGCAAATGGAAGAAGGTATTTCCAACCTTAACAAGACCAAAAGCGGAACGGCCATCAGTACTGAAAAGGATAAGATCACCTATTCTTCCCAGACCCTTCAACTGTTTGAACAGTTAAGAAAGACATTAAAACAATGGGAACAGAACTACCTGATTGTTTCGTCAACCGATGGAGTGGCCAGTTTTCAGCAATTTTTCGGGGAAAACCAGTTCGTAAAGACAGGAGATGTCATCCTGACGATTCTTCCTAAAAACAAGGAGCAACTGGTAGGCAGGATGTCGGTTCCATCCGTCAACTCAGGAAAGGTAACTACCGGGGAAAAAGTACTGATTAAACTGGACAATTACCGTTTTCAGGAGTATGGGATCATCGAAGGCAGGGTACAGAATATATCCATGTCTCCGGACGACAAGGGAAACTATTATGTGGATGTTACTCTTCCTAAAGGTTTGCGCACATCGTATAACAAAACACTGCCGTTTGATAAAGAGCTACGGGGTAATGCCGAAATCGTTACCCAGGACCTGAGGCTTATCGAAAGATTCTTCTATCAAATGAGAAAACTTTTAGGATACCAGAGTTAA